A DNA window from Thiopseudomonas alkaliphila contains the following coding sequences:
- the dusB gene encoding tRNA dihydrouridine synthase DusB, producing the protein MSKLHIGPYMLASRLILAPMAGVSDRPFRQLCRQWGAGMVVAEMLTSDTSLWDSRKSSLRLIRPDDPEPRAVQIAGNDPAMMAHAAQQCVAIGAQIIDINMGCPAKKVCNKAAGSALMQDELLVADILTAVVNAVTVPVTLKIRTGWDENHKNAPQIAKIAEDAGISALAIHGRTRNQLYKGCAEYDTIALVKQQRKIPILANGDIDSPEKAHYVLAYTQADGLLIGRAAQGKPWLFQQINHYLRTGQLAPALALSKVEQTVLQHLTELHQFYGEHLGLRIARKHVQWYLADYPEAKAFRSHFNQLECPQAQSAQVQDFFQTLYAQGLKVAA; encoded by the coding sequence ATGTCAAAGCTACATATTGGTCCCTATATGTTGGCTAGCCGCTTAATTTTAGCGCCTATGGCAGGTGTCAGCGATCGACCTTTTCGCCAGCTGTGCCGCCAGTGGGGAGCAGGAATGGTGGTGGCCGAAATGCTTACCAGTGATACCTCTTTGTGGGATAGTCGAAAATCGAGTCTACGCTTGATTCGCCCTGATGACCCCGAGCCACGCGCAGTCCAAATTGCCGGCAATGATCCGGCAATGATGGCCCATGCCGCGCAGCAATGTGTAGCAATCGGTGCGCAAATTATTGATATCAATATGGGTTGCCCTGCAAAAAAGGTGTGTAATAAAGCCGCCGGCTCTGCCTTAATGCAAGATGAGTTATTAGTGGCAGATATTTTAACTGCGGTGGTCAACGCCGTAACAGTACCGGTCACATTAAAAATCAGAACCGGCTGGGACGAAAACCATAAAAATGCTCCTCAAATCGCCAAAATCGCCGAAGACGCGGGGATCAGTGCATTAGCCATCCATGGCCGTACCCGTAATCAGCTGTACAAAGGCTGTGCTGAATACGACACTATTGCCTTAGTGAAACAGCAGCGAAAAATTCCGATATTGGCGAATGGTGATATTGATAGCCCAGAAAAAGCACACTATGTTTTAGCTTACACCCAAGCTGATGGCTTACTGATTGGTCGAGCAGCCCAAGGTAAACCTTGGTTATTTCAGCAGATTAATCACTATTTACGCACTGGCCAGCTGGCCCCTGCCTTAGCTTTATCTAAGGTAGAACAAACGGTTTTACAACACCTCACCGAATTGCATCAGTTTTACGGTGAGCACTTAGGATTACGCATTGCCCGTAAACATGTGCAATGGTACTTAGCTGACTACCCCGAAGCTAAAGCCTTTAGATCCCACTTTAATCAGCTGGAGTGCCCGCAGGCGCAATCTGCGCAGGTGCAAGACTTCTTTCAAACGCTTTATGCTCAAGGTTTAAAGGTAGCGGCATGA
- the purD gene encoding phosphoribosylamine--glycine ligase — MNILIIGNGGREHALAWKAAQDQRVTKVFVAPGNAGTATEPKCENVAIDVLAIEQLADFAAANQVALTIVGPEAPLVAGVVDLFRERNLPIYGPTAKAAQLEGSKAFTKDFLARHNIPTADYANFTQVDEALTYVRKKGAPIVVKADGLAAGKGVIVAMTLQEAEDAITDMLSGNAFGDAGSRVVIEDFLDGEEASFIVMVDGENVLPMATSQDHKRVGDGDTGPNTGGMGAYSPAPVVTADVHQRVMDEIIYPTVRGMAAEGNVYTGFLYAGLMIDQSGAPKIIEYNCRFGDPETQPILLRLESSIILLIEAALAKALDKVEAQWDPRPSLGVVIAAGGYPADYRKGDVITGLEQAAQLPGKVFHAGTQLVDQQVTVNGGRVLCATALGETVAEAQANAYKLAETIHWPDSFYRKDIGYRAIEREQQ, encoded by the coding sequence ATGAATATTCTAATTATTGGTAATGGCGGGCGCGAACATGCACTCGCTTGGAAAGCCGCGCAAGATCAACGCGTGACTAAAGTATTCGTAGCTCCCGGTAACGCCGGTACCGCCACTGAGCCTAAGTGCGAAAACGTAGCAATTGATGTGTTAGCCATTGAACAGCTGGCTGACTTTGCTGCAGCTAACCAAGTGGCCTTAACCATTGTTGGCCCGGAAGCCCCCTTGGTAGCAGGTGTGGTGGATTTATTCCGCGAACGCAATCTGCCAATCTACGGCCCAACGGCTAAAGCTGCTCAGTTGGAAGGCTCCAAAGCGTTCACCAAAGACTTTTTAGCTCGTCACAATATCCCTACTGCAGATTATGCTAACTTCACCCAAGTCGATGAAGCACTGACCTATGTCCGCAAAAAAGGCGCGCCGATTGTAGTGAAAGCCGACGGTTTGGCTGCTGGTAAAGGCGTAATCGTCGCCATGACCCTGCAAGAAGCAGAAGACGCCATTACCGATATGCTCTCCGGCAATGCCTTTGGTGATGCCGGCTCGCGCGTGGTAATTGAAGACTTTTTAGACGGTGAAGAAGCCAGTTTTATCGTCATGGTCGACGGCGAAAACGTACTGCCAATGGCTACTAGCCAAGACCACAAACGAGTTGGCGATGGCGATACCGGCCCTAACACTGGCGGTATGGGTGCTTATTCTCCTGCACCTGTAGTGACGGCTGACGTACATCAGCGGGTAATGGATGAAATCATCTACCCAACCGTGCGCGGCATGGCTGCTGAAGGCAACGTTTACACTGGCTTTTTGTATGCGGGCTTGATGATTGATCAATCCGGTGCTCCAAAAATTATCGAATACAACTGTCGCTTCGGTGATCCTGAAACCCAACCTATTTTACTGCGCCTTGAGTCCAGTATTATTCTCTTGATTGAAGCGGCACTGGCCAAAGCCTTAGATAAGGTAGAAGCGCAGTGGGATCCGCGCCCAAGTCTAGGGGTGGTGATTGCAGCTGGCGGCTATCCTGCGGATTACCGTAAAGGTGATGTCATCACGGGCTTAGAGCAAGCAGCACAACTGCCAGGCAAGGTGTTTCATGCCGGCACTCAGTTAGTAGATCAGCAGGTGACCGTAAACGGTGGTCGGGTGCTCTGTGCCACCGCACTTGGTGAGACGGTTGCCGAAGCACAGGCCAATGCTTATAAGCTGGCGGAAACAATTCACTGGCCAGACTCGTTCTATCGTAAAGATATTGGCTATCGAGCCATTGAGCGTGAGCAACAATAA
- a CDS encoding SOS response-associated peptidase → MSQRFGLFRWDEQLAALPGFPEHLRAHWNLTPKKQILIVRQAAEQVIAERAYWGFTPSWMQDLSRASAHARSETVASQPLFKQAFAKQRCVIPANGFFEWRGKGKQSKPFWLQQQAAELMYFAGVYTIFQVQEVSYPSVAMLTQAAAYLRRPVILTEQQAREWIDPQADLAELQALLSLPSSITLFERRVTPLVTDPEYDGIRCLAEA, encoded by the coding sequence GTGAGTCAACGCTTTGGCTTATTTCGCTGGGATGAGCAATTGGCGGCGCTGCCAGGTTTTCCTGAGCATCTGCGGGCGCACTGGAACTTAACCCCGAAAAAACAGATTTTGATTGTAAGACAGGCGGCTGAGCAAGTAATAGCTGAGCGTGCGTATTGGGGCTTTACCCCTAGCTGGATGCAAGATTTGTCACGGGCCAGTGCCCATGCACGTTCTGAAACAGTGGCTTCGCAGCCCTTATTTAAGCAGGCATTTGCCAAGCAGCGCTGTGTGATTCCAGCCAATGGTTTTTTTGAGTGGCGCGGTAAAGGCAAGCAAAGCAAGCCTTTTTGGTTGCAGCAACAGGCAGCCGAGCTGATGTACTTTGCTGGGGTCTATACTATATTTCAGGTGCAAGAGGTTAGCTATCCTAGCGTGGCAATGCTGACTCAAGCAGCGGCTTATCTGCGGCGTCCGGTTATTTTAACTGAGCAGCAAGCTCGGGAGTGGATTGATCCACAGGCTGATTTAGCAGAGCTGCAAGCACTGCTGTCGCTGCCGTCGTCAATTACGTTATTTGAGCGCCGTGTGACTCCGCTAGTGACCGATCCTGAGTATGATGGGATTCGTTGTTTGGCTGAAGCTTAG
- the purH gene encoding bifunctional phosphoribosylaminoimidazolecarboxamide formyltransferase/IMP cyclohydrolase — MTDQTTRLPVRRALISVSDKTGIVEFAQQLSALGVEILSTGGTYKLLKDNQVPAIEVADYTGFPEMMDGRVKTLHPKIHGGILGRRDKDTAVMAEHGITPIDLVAVNLYPFAATVANPDCDLANAIENIDIGGPTMVRSAAKNHKDVAIVVNAANYAGIIDSLKQGGLTYAERFNLALQAFEHTASYDGMIANYLGTIDQSAEQLSTEQRSDFPNTFNTQFIKAQDMRYGENPHQQAAFYVEANSIEASVASAKQLQGKALSFNNVADTDAALECVKSFTKPACVIVKHANPCGVAVVPEADGGIRKAYDLAYATDSESAFGGIIAFNRELDGDTAQAIVERQFVEVIIAPKISAAARAVVAAKANVRLLECGEWPAERAAGWDFKRVNGGLLVQSRDIGMITVDDLKIVTQRAPSEAEIHDLIFAWKVAKFVKSNAIVYAKNRQTIGVGAGQMSRVNSARIAGIKAEHAGLEVPGAVMASDAFFPFRDGIDNAAKAGIRAVIQPGGSMRDEEVIAAADEAGIAMVFTGMRHFRH; from the coding sequence ATGACAGACCAAACCACTCGTCTACCTGTACGTCGCGCCCTGATCAGCGTGTCTGATAAAACAGGTATCGTTGAGTTTGCCCAGCAACTCAGCGCCCTTGGCGTAGAAATTCTTTCCACTGGCGGCACCTACAAATTGCTTAAAGATAATCAGGTGCCAGCAATTGAAGTGGCAGACTACACCGGCTTCCCAGAAATGATGGATGGCCGGGTTAAAACACTGCACCCAAAAATTCATGGGGGTATTTTAGGGCGTCGCGATAAAGACACAGCGGTTATGGCTGAGCATGGCATTACCCCAATTGATTTAGTTGCCGTTAACCTTTATCCGTTTGCTGCCACCGTAGCTAACCCCGATTGCGATCTAGCCAATGCCATTGAAAATATTGATATTGGCGGCCCAACCATGGTTCGCAGTGCAGCTAAAAACCACAAGGACGTAGCCATTGTGGTCAATGCAGCCAACTACGCGGGGATTATCGATAGCCTTAAACAAGGCGGATTAACCTACGCCGAGCGCTTTAACTTAGCCCTACAGGCCTTTGAGCACACTGCCAGTTACGACGGCATGATTGCCAACTACCTTGGCACCATTGATCAAAGCGCCGAGCAACTCAGCACCGAGCAGCGCAGCGACTTCCCTAACACCTTTAATACCCAGTTTATTAAAGCCCAGGACATGCGTTACGGCGAAAACCCGCACCAGCAGGCGGCTTTCTATGTTGAAGCCAACTCCATTGAAGCATCGGTCGCTAGTGCCAAACAATTACAAGGTAAAGCGCTGTCCTTCAATAACGTTGCCGATACGGATGCAGCGTTAGAGTGCGTCAAAAGCTTTACTAAACCGGCTTGCGTCATTGTTAAGCACGCTAACCCATGCGGTGTAGCAGTTGTTCCAGAGGCTGATGGCGGTATCCGTAAAGCCTATGATCTCGCCTATGCCACTGATAGCGAGTCAGCCTTTGGCGGGATTATTGCCTTTAACCGCGAACTAGATGGCGATACTGCCCAGGCCATTGTCGAGCGTCAGTTTGTGGAAGTGATTATCGCTCCAAAAATTTCAGCTGCAGCGCGCGCAGTGGTAGCCGCTAAAGCTAACGTGCGTCTGCTTGAGTGCGGTGAATGGCCAGCAGAACGTGCAGCTGGCTGGGACTTCAAACGAGTTAACGGCGGCTTATTAGTCCAAAGCCGTGACATCGGCATGATTACCGTCGACGACTTAAAAATCGTTACCCAGCGCGCGCCCAGCGAAGCTGAAATCCATGACCTGATTTTTGCTTGGAAAGTGGCCAAGTTCGTTAAATCTAACGCCATTGTCTATGCTAAAAACCGCCAAACCATCGGCGTTGGCGCAGGCCAAATGAGCCGTGTCAACTCCGCGCGTATCGCTGGAATTAAAGCTGAACACGCCGGCCTTGAAGTGCCAGGCGCTGTGATGGCCTCCGATGCGTTCTTCCCGTTCCGGGATGGCATTGATAATGCCGCTAAAGCAGGTATTCGAGCAGTCATTCAGCCAGGTGGCTCAATGCGTGACGAGGAAGTGATTGCTGCTGCTGATGAAGCCGGCATCGCTATGGTCTTTACTGGCATGCGCCACTTCCGCCATTAA
- a CDS encoding 1-acyl-sn-glycerol-3-phosphate acyltransferase, producing the protein MMGQFDDIRPYDNSELSTVLTRLLHDPEFLQAIANYRFPKLAKVAGWLIRPIISWQLKEKSRVIHSIEQLQRLIEDYIEKSIEQVTDGITLSGMEQLTADTAHLYISNHRDIVMDPALATYAMFQYQLDTPRIAIGDNLLQRPFVSDLMRLNKSFIVRRSVTGRKEKLEAFQQLSAYINHSITKDRQSVWIAQAEGRAKDGNDRTDSAILKMLHISRKDEAFSEVVQSLSLIPIAISYEYDPCDLAKARELYILATTGEYTKQPGEDDQSIALGITGYKGRVHIHFSDPITQPFTDTKALAKYIDQEIISHYRLFPVHYFAWHQWQARDQQLIVPSAEQLFSTEEIAKAKSIWAERLANCPVEHQPFLIQQYAYPVQNLYQLQQQLASAATTADASSAPESTSEHE; encoded by the coding sequence ATGATGGGCCAATTTGATGATATTCGCCCCTATGACAACTCTGAATTGTCTACGGTGCTCACTCGTCTGCTGCATGATCCCGAGTTTCTACAAGCTATTGCTAACTACCGCTTCCCAAAATTGGCAAAGGTAGCCGGCTGGCTCATTCGGCCTATTATTTCTTGGCAGTTAAAAGAGAAATCCCGCGTAATTCACTCTATTGAACAGCTGCAGCGTTTAATTGAGGACTATATAGAAAAAAGTATTGAACAAGTCACTGACGGCATCACCCTCAGCGGCATGGAGCAATTAACTGCTGATACCGCCCACCTATATATTTCAAATCACCGCGATATTGTGATGGATCCAGCTCTAGCGACCTATGCTATGTTTCAATATCAGCTAGATACGCCACGGATTGCGATTGGCGATAACCTGCTGCAGCGCCCCTTTGTCAGCGACTTAATGCGCCTAAATAAAAGTTTTATTGTGCGCCGCTCAGTGACTGGCCGCAAAGAGAAGCTTGAGGCTTTTCAACAGCTTTCAGCCTACATCAACCACTCCATCACCAAAGACCGACAATCGGTGTGGATTGCCCAAGCTGAAGGACGCGCTAAAGATGGTAACGACCGTACCGACTCTGCCATTTTAAAAATGCTGCACATTAGCCGTAAAGATGAAGCCTTTAGCGAGGTGGTGCAATCACTGAGTTTAATTCCAATCGCTATTAGTTATGAATATGATCCTTGTGATTTAGCCAAAGCTCGGGAACTGTACATTTTAGCCACCACCGGCGAGTACACCAAGCAACCCGGTGAAGATGACCAGAGTATCGCCCTTGGCATTACTGGCTATAAAGGCCGTGTACACATCCACTTTAGTGATCCAATTACTCAGCCTTTTACTGACACCAAAGCCCTTGCTAAATATATTGACCAAGAAATCATTAGTCACTACCGTTTATTTCCCGTGCACTATTTCGCTTGGCACCAGTGGCAAGCTCGCGACCAGCAACTGATAGTACCAAGCGCTGAGCAACTCTTTAGTACTGAAGAAATCGCCAAAGCAAAAAGCATTTGGGCTGAACGCTTAGCCAATTGTCCCGTAGAGCATCAACCTTTTTTAATCCAGCAATACGCTTATCCTGTGCAAAACCTTTATCAGTTACAGCAACAGCTAGCCAGCGCAGCCACAACAGCTGACGCCAGTTCAGCGCCTGAATCCACCTCTGAGCATGAGTAA
- the prmA gene encoding 50S ribosomal protein L11 methyltransferase, giving the protein MSWLQVRLSITPELATKWEDRLLEVGAVSVTFIDGADQPIYEPDLGTTPLWQHTHLLALFEQPATEQQVTALLALYGETVPTLAFEEIEDQDWERSWMDEFHPMQFGQRLWIVPSWHEAPDPSAVNILLDPGLAFGTGTHPTTSLCLQWLDGEPLTGQQILDFGCGSGILAIAGLLLGATQAVGTDIDSQALEASRDNAKRNQIADSAFELYLPEAMPTRHFDTVVANILAGPLVSLAPVISSYTRPGSRLALSGILAEQAAEVRAAYAELFELDPTIEQEGWVLISGTRKV; this is encoded by the coding sequence ATGTCCTGGCTCCAAGTTCGCCTTTCTATTACCCCTGAATTAGCCACTAAATGGGAAGATCGCCTGCTCGAAGTAGGTGCTGTTTCAGTGACCTTTATTGACGGCGCTGATCAACCCATCTATGAGCCTGATCTTGGCACTACCCCTCTCTGGCAACATACACACTTATTAGCACTGTTCGAACAACCGGCTACCGAGCAACAAGTGACAGCTTTATTAGCTTTATATGGTGAGACTGTCCCAACCCTAGCCTTTGAAGAAATTGAAGATCAAGACTGGGAGCGCAGCTGGATGGATGAGTTTCATCCGATGCAGTTTGGCCAGCGCTTATGGATCGTTCCTAGCTGGCATGAAGCCCCTGACCCAAGCGCAGTTAATATTTTATTAGACCCAGGGCTGGCCTTTGGTACTGGCACCCACCCTACCACCTCCTTGTGTTTACAATGGTTAGATGGTGAGCCGTTAACCGGCCAACAAATATTGGACTTTGGCTGTGGCTCTGGAATTTTAGCAATTGCTGGCTTATTGCTCGGCGCCACACAAGCAGTGGGCACCGATATTGATAGCCAAGCCCTTGAAGCTAGCCGTGATAATGCCAAGCGCAACCAAATTGCTGATAGCGCCTTTGAACTCTACTTGCCAGAAGCCATGCCAACACGACACTTTGATACCGTCGTGGCTAATATTCTAGCCGGCCCTTTAGTCAGTTTAGCGCCGGTGATCAGCAGCTATACCCGCCCTGGCAGCCGCTTGGCCTTATCTGGTATTTTGGCCGAACAAGCCGCAGAAGTGCGCGCGGCGTACGCCGAGCTATTTGAGCTGGATCCCACCATCGAACAAGAGGGCTGGGTGCTAATTTCAGGTACACGCAAAGTCTAA
- the fis gene encoding DNA-binding transcriptional regulator Fis — MTLHNTNFDSETTSVTDTISTAPHTVSNNITLRECVESTMRDYFMHLEGADVTDVYNLVLNEVEAPLLATVMEYVAGNQTKASEVLGLNRGTLRKKLKQHNLL, encoded by the coding sequence ATGACATTACACAACACGAACTTTGATAGCGAGACAACTTCGGTGACCGATACAATTTCCACTGCCCCTCACACCGTTTCCAATAACATCACCTTACGTGAGTGCGTTGAAAGCACTATGCGCGACTACTTTATGCATTTAGAAGGCGCCGACGTAACAGATGTATACAACTTGGTACTCAACGAAGTAGAGGCGCCGCTGTTAGCCACCGTAATGGAATATGTTGCTGGCAACCAAACCAAAGCCTCGGAAGTGCTGGGGTTAAACCGCGGCACGCTGCGTAAAAAACTTAAGCAACATAACTTACTGTAA
- a CDS encoding DMT family transporter, translating into MNNPVIGILFILCAGALLATHDGFSKYLTAIYPLALVVWLRYTVQTVLMIILFGPKMKLDLVRTKRPWLQLLRGLCLLGISGLFIGGLRYIPLAEATAVMFLAPLIVTVLSAIFLKEQISLGQWVAVVIGLCGVLLVVRPGGALFTWAILMPVAASFCFGSYQLIARRLASFDHTVTSNFLSGLIGTIALTVIMPFVSVEVQPAGWDLLFLLILGALGMVAHMLLTIALKYASAATLAPFTYGQIIFAALIGVFAFDQSPDLLAWGGVAIIIGSGILVAWLQRRNA; encoded by the coding sequence ATGAATAACCCTGTAATAGGCATTTTATTTATTTTGTGCGCGGGTGCCTTGCTGGCGACCCATGATGGTTTTTCTAAGTATTTAACGGCCATTTATCCTTTAGCGCTCGTGGTTTGGCTGCGTTATACGGTCCAGACAGTGCTGATGATTATCTTGTTTGGGCCCAAGATGAAGCTCGATTTAGTGCGTACTAAGCGGCCTTGGCTACAACTGCTGCGTGGCCTGTGCTTGCTGGGTATTAGCGGTTTGTTTATTGGTGGTCTGCGCTATATCCCGCTAGCTGAAGCAACTGCGGTAATGTTTTTAGCGCCTTTGATTGTTACGGTGTTATCGGCAATTTTTTTAAAGGAGCAGATTTCGCTCGGGCAGTGGGTGGCTGTCGTGATTGGTTTGTGCGGTGTGCTCTTGGTGGTAAGGCCAGGTGGGGCATTATTTACTTGGGCTATTTTAATGCCGGTCGCGGCTTCGTTTTGTTTTGGTAGTTATCAGCTGATTGCGAGACGTTTGGCTTCTTTTGATCATACGGTCACTAGTAACTTTTTATCGGGGCTAATTGGCACCATTGCTTTAACCGTGATAATGCCTTTTGTTAGCGTCGAAGTGCAGCCCGCAGGTTGGGATCTGTTGTTTTTACTGATTTTAGGAGCCCTTGGCATGGTCGCGCATATGCTGCTAACCATTGCGCTTAAATATGCGTCAGCGGCAACCTTAGCGCCTTTCACTTACGGGCAGATTATTTTTGCCGCGTTGATTGGTGTATTTGCTTTTGATCAGTCGCCGGACTTATTGGCTTGGGGCGGGGTGGCCATTATCATTGGTAGCGGTATTTTAGTGGCTTGGCTGCAGCGCCGTAATGCTTAA
- a CDS encoding putative signal transducing protein produces the protein MQCVYEPVDLFQAELLLGMLRNEGISAHLVGADLVGGMGELPALGLLRLMVPDQQAEKAQQMIEHYLSATPCIDDELDEQLASSQPGSLLC, from the coding sequence ATGCAGTGCGTGTATGAGCCAGTTGACTTATTTCAGGCCGAGTTACTGTTAGGCATGTTGCGTAATGAAGGCATAAGTGCGCATTTAGTGGGGGCTGATTTAGTGGGAGGAATGGGAGAATTACCCGCTTTAGGCTTGCTGCGCTTAATGGTTCCAGATCAGCAGGCTGAAAAGGCGCAACAAATGATTGAACATTATTTATCTGCCACACCTTGTATTGATGACGAGCTGGATGAGCAGTTAGCTAGTAGTCAGCCAGGCAGCTTGTTATGTTAA
- a CDS encoding response regulator, with protein MTYHRHTIGFYGVTLLCSALYLLLLTPELITFNSISSFELPDERLNSVTFQEILSNNPLLKGFLLGSGAILIAYNLTRLIITRNLQYTWLLLIQLMQIIFLLSLSDTFSFWQYHSLQGYSYYFHFPAIIIFTLSQLLTVHITHNKRGFNQPSKHLISHLILTASLAILMLLSEHSLISTLSFLLLSCFTLYPAVLFIVHAVSKPYPPAFLLASGLLMLNLPLLLSWPLLSTPISNTLNILILTSLISIPFTGYLLSLALTSHEENIIIKRYKRLQQNDMQKTYKKAQSDLLAQISHEVRTPMNGVLGMTGLLLETPLSIKQRDYVSGINRAGNELLSLINGVLDISHAQSNQIELHLAQFELNALISDCLEAFTNQAHEQQVELVSFIQPQVPRLAHGDPMRLRQVILSLLNSAFRRTQQAEIIVTVTIKNDDTLCVSVQNYGEPLGKKEQDLLNQFSTSATPQLTQDTVRKHLGVAIASYLTRLMQGSLNYTQDRQSSTLTLVAPLLFVPNKISENSMLDLLNDQAVLIVEPNLVCRQILVQHCQEWGMNVFSSATALEALAILRTQANLQQKIHVLLITKELTDLTGLELAVRIQEEEDLAHECRLILLSNSSPNTIDARNAGINYILLKPISHYTLKATLADAFAHQKSYKSTLQQKLPSREAMRVLVVEDNAISTKVISGLLKKLNIKCDSASSGEQALSQLKSKPYDLVLMDCQMPTLDGFKTTELWRAYERKHNLKMLPIIALTAHVLDEYKEQALASGMNGHLAKPVDFNQLTQLIRNYSN; from the coding sequence ATGACTTATCATCGTCACACCATTGGTTTTTATGGGGTCACATTGCTTTGCAGTGCATTGTACTTGCTGCTGCTAACTCCTGAGTTAATTACATTTAATAGTATTAGTAGTTTCGAGCTGCCCGATGAGCGCTTAAACTCAGTCACTTTTCAAGAAATACTCTCTAACAACCCTTTGCTTAAAGGATTCCTATTAGGTAGTGGAGCAATTTTAATTGCTTACAATTTAACCAGATTAATTATAACGCGCAACCTACAATATACGTGGCTTCTGCTAATTCAGCTCATGCAGATTATTTTCTTACTGAGTTTAAGCGATACCTTCTCCTTCTGGCAATACCACTCCTTGCAGGGATACAGTTATTACTTCCACTTTCCTGCAATTATTATTTTTACTTTATCTCAACTATTAACAGTACATATTACACATAACAAAAGAGGCTTTAACCAGCCTAGCAAACACCTGATAAGCCATTTAATATTGACTGCATCACTTGCTATTTTAATGCTTTTGAGTGAGCACTCGCTTATTAGCACACTTAGCTTTTTACTGCTTTCCTGTTTTACACTGTATCCAGCAGTTTTATTTATAGTTCATGCTGTGAGTAAACCTTATCCTCCTGCTTTCTTATTAGCAAGCGGCTTGCTGATGCTGAACCTGCCCCTACTACTCAGCTGGCCTCTGTTAAGTACGCCGATTAGCAATACATTAAATATATTAATTTTAACTTCACTGATTAGTATTCCCTTTACAGGCTATCTACTCAGTTTAGCGCTCACCTCCCATGAAGAAAACATCATTATTAAGCGTTATAAAAGGCTACAACAGAATGATATGCAAAAAACCTATAAAAAAGCACAGTCTGATCTATTAGCACAAATTAGCCATGAAGTGAGAACTCCAATGAATGGAGTACTTGGCATGACTGGCCTACTTTTAGAAACGCCTTTATCTATAAAACAACGTGATTATGTATCAGGCATTAATCGTGCAGGCAATGAACTACTGTCCCTTATTAATGGCGTACTCGATATCTCTCATGCTCAATCCAATCAAATAGAACTGCATTTAGCCCAATTTGAACTAAATGCATTAATCAGCGATTGCCTAGAAGCTTTCACTAATCAAGCCCATGAACAACAAGTAGAGCTCGTAAGTTTTATTCAACCACAGGTTCCGCGCCTTGCCCATGGTGATCCTATGCGTTTACGTCAAGTGATCTTAAGCTTACTAAATAGTGCATTCCGGCGCACACAACAAGCAGAAATAATTGTTACTGTCACTATTAAAAATGATGACACTCTCTGTGTCAGTGTACAAAACTACGGTGAGCCCCTAGGAAAAAAAGAACAAGACTTACTTAACCAATTCTCCACGTCAGCGACTCCTCAGTTAACACAGGATACAGTCCGTAAACATCTAGGAGTAGCGATTGCGAGCTACCTTACACGCCTTATGCAAGGCAGTCTAAACTATACACAAGATCGACAAAGCTCCACACTTACACTTGTCGCTCCATTACTTTTTGTACCTAATAAAATTAGTGAAAACTCAATGCTAGACCTACTTAATGATCAAGCAGTTTTAATTGTTGAGCCTAATTTAGTCTGCAGGCAGATTTTAGTACAACACTGTCAAGAATGGGGTATGAATGTATTTAGTAGTGCGACTGCATTAGAAGCATTAGCTATTTTACGGACTCAGGCCAATCTTCAACAAAAAATTCATGTGTTGCTAATTACAAAAGAACTAACAGACTTAACAGGTCTAGAGTTAGCTGTTCGTATACAAGAAGAAGAAGACTTAGCACATGAGTGCAGGCTCATACTCTTAAGCAATAGCTCACCCAACACTATTGATGCTCGCAATGCAGGAATTAACTATATTTTATTAAAACCTATTAGCCATTACACTCTAAAGGCAACATTGGCTGATGCTTTTGCTCACCAAAAATCTTATAAAAGCACACTACAACAAAAGTTACCAAGCCGTGAAGCTATGCGAGTACTTGTGGTAGAGGATAATGCTATTTCAACTAAAGTTATCTCTGGGTTACTAAAAAAACTTAATATAAAATGTGATAGTGCTAGTAGCGGCGAGCAAGCGCTTAGTCAATTAAAAAGTAAACCCTATGACTTAGTTCTTATGGATTGCCAAATGCCTACGCTAGATGGCTTTAAAACGACCGAGTTATGGCGTGCCTATGAGCGCAAACATAACTTAAAAATGCTACCTATCATCGCCTTAACTGCTCATGTTTTAGATGAGTATAAAGAGCAAGCGCTTGCCAGTGGAATGAATGGGCACCTAGCTAAGCCTGTTGACTTTAACCAATTAACTCAGTTAATTCGTAACTACTCAAACTAA